The window ACAAACTCCTCACCGGTCGCCGCGATCGATTCCACACCATCCGCCAACCCGGAGGACTCAACGGCTTCATGCTCCGCACCGAATCCGAACACGACTGCTACGGCGCCGGCCACGCAGGCACAGCCCTCTCCGCCGCCCTCGGCATGGCCGTCGGCCGCGACCATCGAGGCACACAAGAACACATCATCGCCCTCTGCGGCGACGCCGCCTTCACCTGCGGCATCACCTTCGAAGCCCTCAACAACGTCGCCCACCACACACGCCGACTCATCATCATCCTCAACGACAACGAATGGTCCATCGACAAAAACGTCGGCGCCATCGCCAACTACTTCAACCGCATCGCCACAAACCCCGGCATCGCCTCCCTACACGATCGAGCACGAAAATTCCTCGAGCGCATCGGAGGAAAACTCGCTGCCCGAGCCCTACACAAAGCCGAAGAAGCCGTAAAAGGCATGGTCTTCCCCTCCCTCCTCTTCGAAGAATTCGGCGTCACCTACTACGGCCCCATCGATGGCCACGACATCCCCACACTCATCAAAACCTTCGAATTCCTAAAAGAACAAGACTACCCCGTCCTCCTCCACGTCCTCACCACAAAATCCAAAGGCTTCGAACCCGCACTCGAAAAACAAAAAAAATTCCACGGCCTAGGCCCATTCGACCCCGAAACAGGCGAAACCCTCCCCTCCTCCCAACCCACCTATTCCGAAATCTTCGCCGACACCCTCGTACGCCTAGCCAACGACGACCCCACAATCATCGCCATCACAGGCGCCATGCCCAACGGCACCGGCCTCGACCGCTTCTCCCCCAAACACCCCTCCAAATACTACGACGTCGGCATCGCCGAAGAACACGCCGTCATTTTTGCAGCAGGCCTCGCAACCAAAGGCCTAAAACCCTTCTGCGCCATATACTCCACCTTTCTACAACGCGCCTTCGACCCCATCGTCCACGACGTCTGCCTCCAAAACCTCCACGTCGTCTTCTGCATGGACCGAGCCGGCCTCTCAGGAGACGACGGCCCCACCCATCACGGCCTCTTCGACATCGCCTACCTCCGCGGCATCCCCAACATCGTCCTAATGGCCCCCAAAGACGAAGAAGAATTCGCCGACATGCTCGCCACCGCAGCAGCCCACAACGGCCCCATCGCCATCCGATACCCACGCGGCATCGGCCCAGGCGCAAAACCCAAAGAAAAACTCACCCCCATCCCCATCGGCCAAGCTGAAATCATCCACGACGGCAACGACGTCGCCATCCTCGCCCTAGGCGACCTCTTCAACATGGGCGCACAAACCCGCATAGAACTCGAAAAACAAGGCTACTCCACCGCACTTATCAATCCCCGCTTCATCAAACCCCTCGACCAAAAAACCCTCGAACACTACGCACGCCGCTGCCGCTTAATCATCACCTTCGAAGACCACGTCCTAAAAAACGGATTCGGCACAGCCGTCCTCGAAACCCTCAGCGACCTCCAACTCCCCACACCAGTCATCCGCATCGGCTGGCCAGACCAATTCATCGAGCACGGCAAAGTCCCCGCACTACGACAAAAATATGGCATCTCCGTCGCCTCTGCGCTAGAAAAAGCCATCACCATACTAAAAAAATGAACACCCCATCACACCAACCACCCACACCACCCCACAACATGAAAACCACCCCACACAACACCATCCTCCTCTCCCTATCCCTCACCCTACTCCTCACCTCCTGCACTTTCGCAGCAAACGAATGGTGGCCAGAAGGCAAAAAAACAGAAAAATTCACACAACCCATCCTCCTCGACACCACCCCCATCAACCGAAACACCGCACCAACAATCAGCTACGCCAACGTCGTCAAAAAAGTAACCCCCAGCGTAGTCAGCATCATCTCCATGCAACCTAAACCAAACATCCAAGAATTCATACACCCCTTCCTAGACGACCCCTTCTTCCGACGCTTCTTCGGACCAGACTTCTTCGGCCTCCCAGACGACGAAGACCCACTAGACCAGCGCCGTTTCAACCGAAGACCCACCCCCAAACAACCCGACAACCGAAACAAACGTCGCCGAAACGTCCCAGCAGGCATCGGCTCAGGCGTCGTCATCACCAGTGATGGCTACATCATCACCAACAACCACGTCGTAGATAATGCAGAAGAAATCAAAGTCTCATTCGATGGCCTAAAAGACGGCAAACGAGAAATGACCGCAAAACTCATCGGAGCCGACAAACGCACCGACATCGCCCTGCTCAAAGTCGACCTACAAAACCTCACCCCCATCACCCTCGGCGACAGCGACCAACTCGAAGTCGGAGACATCGTCCTAGCCATCGGCAGCCCCTTCAAACTCACCCAGACCGTCACCTCAGGCATCGTCAGCGCCCTCGGACGCAACATCACCCAAGGCCGAGAAACCCTATTCTCCGATTTCATCCAGACCGACGCCCCCATCAACCAAGGCAACTCCGGCGGTGCACTCGTCGACATCCAAGGACGCCTCGTCGGCATCAACACAATGATCTTCTCCTCCACCGGCGGCAACATCGGCATCGGATTCGCCATCCCCACCAACACCGTCCGAGCCATCACCGAGCAACTCATCACCAAAGGAAAAGTCAGCCGCGGCTTCATCGGCGTCTCAATACAAGAAATCACCGATGACATCTACGAAGCCAACAAACTCAACACACGCGACGGAGCCCTAGTCTCCGAAGTCATCGAAGACTCCCCAGCAGAAAAAGCCGGAATCAAACATGGCGACATCATCATCGAATTCAACGGACGCCCCATAGACACCCCCGCCACACTCCGCCGCCTCGTCAGCAACACCCCACCCGGCACCCCATCCCAAATCAAAGTCCTACGCGACGGAAAAACACTCACTTTACCAATCACTCCAAAAGAACTACCCGCAAATCAAGACGGATCACCCAGCGAACCAACCCCAACTGACAACGGCGACACCACCGACCAATCAGCACTAAGCGGCGTAGAATTAAGCGACATCACCCCATCCCTCCGCGAACGCTTCAACATCCCAGAAAAAATAACCGGTGTCGTCATCCTCAGCATCGAACCAGACTCCCCAGCCGCAGAAGCAGGCCTATCCGTTGGCGACGTCATCCGCGACATCGGCAACAAACCCGTCAAAAACGTCAACGAAGCTCAATCGCTCCTCAGCGAAATCAAAGACAAACGCTACGTGCTTCGCGTCTGGAGCCGCGAAACTCGCGGCACCCGCTTCGTCGTCGTAGACGAAAACTAAAACAAAAACACCCCCTCACCTATGGACAAAACTCAATTTGCAACCCTCCAACACCGCCTAGCACAACTCCGGAGGTTTCTTTGACCTTCCCAACCTCCAAAACAAACTCAAAGCGCTAGAGGACCAAATCGCCCAACAATCATTCTGGAACGACCCCCAAACTGCACAAAAAATCATCCTCGAAGCCAATCAACTTAAAGAAAAAATCCAACCCATCCTCAACCTCGAAGAAGCCCAGCGCAACATCTTATGCCTCTTTGACCTAATACAAGAACACCCAGACGAACCCTCCCTCCAAACCGAACTCCACAAAGAACTCTCCACATTCTCCCAAAACCTCGACCAAGCCGAGCTAAAAATCCTCCTCTCCGATCCACGCGATATAAACAATGCCATCGTCAGCCTCCACGCAGGAGCTGGCGGCACAGAAGCCTGCGATTGGGTCAGCATGCTCTTACGAATGATCACCCGATACGCCGAATCCAGAGGCTACACGACCGAAATCCTCGATATCTTACCCGGCGAAGAAGCCGGCATCAAATCCGCTACCCTCATCGTCCGCGGACCCTACGCCTACGCCTACCTCAAATCCGAAAGCGGCGTCCACCGACTCGTCCGCATCTCACCCTTCAACGCACAAGGAAAACGCCAAACCTCCTTCGCCTCAATTGACGTCATCCCCGAAATTGATGATACCATCGAAATCAAAATTGAAGAAAAAGACCTCCGCATCGATGTCTTCCGCGCCAGCGGACACGGCGGACAAGGCGTAAACACCACCGACTCAGCCGTCCGCATCACCCACCTGCCCACTGGCCTAGTTGTCACCTGCCAAAATGAACGTTCCCAACTCAAAAATAAAGCAACCGCTCTAAAAGTCCTACGCTCCAGACTCTACGAAATGGAATTAGACAAAAAACGCGCCGAAGCAGAAAAACACTACAGCGAAAAAGGAGAAATCGCCTGGGGACGACAAATTCGCTCCTACGTCTTCCACCCATATCAGATGGTCAAAGACTTGCGAACAGGCGAACAAACCTCAGACATCCAAGCAGTAATGGATGGGCAACTGCTCCCTTTCGCTGAAGCATTCATCCGCGGAAAAAAACGAATAGACCCCTCTCCAAATCAAGCCCAAACCGATTAACACCACCCCTTATCATGAATAAACTCTCAGAAATCCTCCGCACCAAACAACAAGAAGTCGCTTCACTCCTCCCAGAATTCGAAAGCCTCCGCAGAGCTGCATGGCTACGAAATGAGTTTTGCTCCTTCGAAAACGCAATCCGCCGCATAGATGGGACCTTAGCCATAATTGCCGAAATAAAACGTCAATCTCCCTCGGCTGGCGTCATCGCTCCAGATTTTGATCCCGTCCGACAAGCCCGCCTTTACCAAGAAGCAGGAGCCGATGCTTTAAGTGTGTTAACTGACTCCCCCTACTTTGGTGGATCTATCGAGCATCTCCAAGCCATCCGCAAAGCAGTCGATCTCCCCATACTCCGTAAAGATTTCATCATCCATGAAGTGCAACTTTACCAAAGCGTCGTCGCTGGAGCAGATGCAGTGCTCTTGATTGTAGCCGCTCTAGACCAGCAGACTCTACAACACCTCCACACGCTCGCACGAGATCTTCAACTCGACGTCCTAGTCGAGGTGCACACACATGAAGAGATAGACCGCGCCCTCGAAATCGATGCCCGAATTATCGGCATAAACAACCGAGACCTTAAAACGTTCACCGTCGACTTATCCGTCACCGATAAACTGATTGACGACATCCCCGCCGACGTCATCGCCGTCAGTGAGAGTGGAATCAAAAATCGCGACGATGCCCGATTCGTCCGCAACTGCGGCGCACAAGCTATCCTCGTAGGCGAGACCCTAATGCGCGCTCAAGACGTTGCAGATACAATCCGTCAACTCAGCCTTCGTCGCTAAAAACCAGATTTCGACTACGGCACAACAAATATCTTGTTCGTATAAGGGCAACGCACTTCCGTCCCAGGTGGATAGCCGCGGACATCCACCAGCCCAGCATGCTCAGCAAAAGGACTTCTGACCAGCCCCTTCTTATCAGTCAAAATTCCTTTCGGATAACGTGGCGCCGGAGGCACACGATTACTCGCAGGAACTATAGGACGATCATTACCAAGACTCGGCGTGGGATTTTGCTGCTGAGGTGCATTAGGTTCCATAGGATATGGTGTGGTGTCAGCAGGCGTTCCTTCCTCATACACATTCGGCGGTGGCACGTTAGCCTCCTGAGGCATAGCGGAAGGGTCATAACTGCCATACGGATTAGACTGAGGATAGGAATAGGTGCCTGCAGAAAGCCCGATACTCGGATCCCGCTTCGGAGCAGACCCACATCCATTGAATACAAAGACAATAGCAACACATGCCGACAAACCCAAAAAGCTCAATCTCATAAAACTCATTCTTTAAAGGTTCATTCTAAAAAATCAACTGACGTTTTTAGCCAAGCTAAACTCTATCCACCAAGCCTTGCGATCACCAGCTGCAAGACACAAACGTTGCTGCATA of the Candidatus Methylacidiphilales bacterium genome contains:
- the dxs gene encoding 1-deoxy-D-xylulose-5-phosphate synthase; the encoded protein is MSKLLDTINSPADLKKIPIPHLPTLAQEIREKLIYDLSKTGGHLGPNLGVVELTIALHYVFNTPTDNFVFDVSHQAYVHKLLTGRRDRFHTIRQPGGLNGFMLRTESEHDCYGAGHAGTALSAALGMAVGRDHRGTQEHIIALCGDAAFTCGITFEALNNVAHHTRRLIIILNDNEWSIDKNVGAIANYFNRIATNPGIASLHDRARKFLERIGGKLAARALHKAEEAVKGMVFPSLLFEEFGVTYYGPIDGHDIPTLIKTFEFLKEQDYPVLLHVLTTKSKGFEPALEKQKKFHGLGPFDPETGETLPSSQPTYSEIFADTLVRLANDDPTIIAITGAMPNGTGLDRFSPKHPSKYYDVGIAEEHAVIFAAGLATKGLKPFCAIYSTFLQRAFDPIVHDVCLQNLHVVFCMDRAGLSGDDGPTHHGLFDIAYLRGIPNIVLMAPKDEEEFADMLATAAAHNGPIAIRYPRGIGPGAKPKEKLTPIPIGQAEIIHDGNDVAILALGDLFNMGAQTRIELEKQGYSTALINPRFIKPLDQKTLEHYARRCRLIITFEDHVLKNGFGTAVLETLSDLQLPTPVIRIGWPDQFIEHGKVPALRQKYGISVASALEKAITILKK
- a CDS encoding Do family serine endopeptidase, giving the protein MNTPSHQPPTPPHNMKTTPHNTILLSLSLTLLLTSCTFAANEWWPEGKKTEKFTQPILLDTTPINRNTAPTISYANVVKKVTPSVVSIISMQPKPNIQEFIHPFLDDPFFRRFFGPDFFGLPDDEDPLDQRRFNRRPTPKQPDNRNKRRRNVPAGIGSGVVITSDGYIITNNHVVDNAEEIKVSFDGLKDGKREMTAKLIGADKRTDIALLKVDLQNLTPITLGDSDQLEVGDIVLAIGSPFKLTQTVTSGIVSALGRNITQGRETLFSDFIQTDAPINQGNSGGALVDIQGRLVGINTMIFSSTGGNIGIGFAIPTNTVRAITEQLITKGKVSRGFIGVSIQEITDDIYEANKLNTRDGALVSEVIEDSPAEKAGIKHGDIIIEFNGRPIDTPATLRRLVSNTPPGTPSQIKVLRDGKTLTLPITPKELPANQDGSPSEPTPTDNGDTTDQSALSGVELSDITPSLRERFNIPEKITGVVILSIEPDSPAAEAGLSVGDVIRDIGNKPVKNVNEAQSLLSEIKDKRYVLRVWSRETRGTRFVVVDEN
- the trpC gene encoding indole-3-glycerol phosphate synthase TrpC; amino-acid sequence: MNKLSEILRTKQQEVASLLPEFESLRRAAWLRNEFCSFENAIRRIDGTLAIIAEIKRQSPSAGVIAPDFDPVRQARLYQEAGADALSVLTDSPYFGGSIEHLQAIRKAVDLPILRKDFIIHEVQLYQSVVAGADAVLLIVAALDQQTLQHLHTLARDLQLDVLVEVHTHEEIDRALEIDARIIGINNRDLKTFTVDLSVTDKLIDDIPADVIAVSESGIKNRDDARFVRNCGAQAILVGETLMRAQDVADTIRQLSLRR